One genomic segment of candidate division WOR-3 bacterium includes these proteins:
- the aroQ gene encoding type II 3-dehydroquinate dehydratase, translated as MQKFLVIHGPNLNLLGKRKPEIYGKMNLEKINEEIKKFAKENKIEVEIKQSNSEGEIVEFIHKAKGYSGIVINPGGYTHTSIAIRDAIEAMEIPTVEVHLSNIYGREEFRHTSMIAPVCKGQISGLGWYGYILALNYLLKESKNEL; from the coding sequence ATGCAAAAATTTCTTGTAATTCATGGACCAAACCTTAATCTTTTAGGCAAAAGAAAACCGGAAATTTATGGAAAAATGAATCTCGAAAAAATAAATGAAGAGATAAAAAAATTTGCTAAAGAAAATAAAATTGAGGTAGAAATAAAGCAGTCAAATAGCGAAGGAGAAATTGTGGAATTTATCCATAAGGCAAAAGGATATTCAGGAATAGTTATAAATCCGGGTGGTTATACTCACACCTCAATTGCGATTAGAGATGCAATTGAAGCTATGGAAATCCCAACAGTAGAGGTCCATTTAAGTAATATATACGGTAGAGAAGAATTTAGACACACAAGTATGATTGCTCCTGTATGTAAAGGACAAATCAGTGGCCTTGGTTGGTATGGATATATCCTTGCTCTTAATTATCTATTAAAGGAAAGTAAAAATGAATTATAA
- the aroB gene encoding 3-dehydroquinate synthase yields MSNNIILIGFMGSGKDSVGKELSKRTNLCFFSMDDYITFKEKRSINRIFEESGEKYFRKIEKQTLQEIKNIKNTVIATGGGVVKDKENRELLSKIGKVVYLYATLPAIKERLKNDETRPLIKNKDNIEKIYNERMKKGIYEFADKKIDTSSITKEEVARKIIEELKIEKKWGKNLFKIIKIKTSSKTYPIIIGYDLFEKDYLNISPTNKVVVISNPLISSLYYYEIENILRKKGLNSLIFTIPSGEKYKTLDTVKDVYDFLLKEKMDRSGTILALGGGVIGDLGAFVASTFKRGIPIFHIPTTLIAQVDSSIGGKTGVDHPLGKNMIGTFYQPEKVIVDIKKLLSLPEKEFRNGLAEVIKYGIIKDAKLFYLLEEKQKEILNRDIPTLLEIVTRCIKIKKEVVEKDEKEEKGKREILNYGHTIGHIIETLTNYSKYTHGEAIAIGMVEEAKLALKEKILRERDFLRIQELVSKYQLPTSLPDNINYKEMRKFVAQDKKVRNGKIRLPVPKGIGKIIFKEVECKNFL; encoded by the coding sequence GTGTCTAACAATATAATTCTAATTGGGTTTATGGGCTCAGGTAAAGATTCTGTAGGCAAAGAGCTCTCAAAGAGGACTAATCTCTGTTTTTTTTCAATGGATGATTATATAACTTTTAAAGAAAAAAGATCTATAAATAGAATATTTGAAGAGTCTGGAGAAAAATACTTTAGAAAGATTGAGAAACAGACACTCCAGGAAATAAAAAATATAAAAAATACAGTGATTGCTACAGGAGGGGGTGTAGTAAAAGACAAAGAAAATAGGGAACTCCTTTCTAAGATTGGAAAGGTGGTTTATCTTTATGCTACTCTTCCCGCTATTAAAGAAAGATTAAAGAATGATGAAACAAGACCCTTAATAAAAAATAAAGATAACATTGAAAAAATCTATAACGAAAGGATGAAAAAAGGAATATATGAATTCGCAGATAAAAAAATTGATACCTCTTCAATTACAAAAGAAGAAGTAGCAAGAAAAATAATAGAAGAACTAAAAATTGAAAAAAAGTGGGGGAAAAATCTCTTTAAAATAATCAAAATAAAAACAAGTTCTAAAACTTATCCGATTATCATTGGATATGATCTTTTTGAAAAAGATTATTTAAACATAAGTCCTACTAATAAAGTAGTGGTAATATCAAACCCATTAATTAGTTCATTATATTACTATGAAATAGAAAATATATTGAGAAAAAAAGGATTAAATTCTTTAATATTCACAATTCCCAGTGGCGAAAAATACAAAACTCTTGACACTGTAAAAGATGTTTATGATTTTCTTCTTAAAGAAAAAATGGATAGATCCGGAACCATCTTGGCTCTCGGAGGAGGGGTAATTGGTGACTTGGGAGCTTTTGTGGCTTCTACATTTAAAAGAGGAATCCCTATTTTTCACATTCCGACTACCTTAATTGCCCAAGTAGATTCTTCAATTGGTGGGAAAACCGGCGTGGACCATCCTCTTGGGAAGAATATGATTGGAACATTTTATCAGCCTGAGAAAGTTATTGTTGATATTAAAAAACTCTTATCTCTTCCTGAGAAAGAATTCAGAAACGGCCTGGCGGAAGTGATAAAATACGGAATAATAAAAGACGCAAAGCTTTTCTATCTCTTGGAGGAGAAACAAAAAGAAATCTTAAATAGAGACATCCCAACCCTATTAGAAATCGTAACAAGATGCATCAAGATTAAAAAAGAAGTTGTAGAAAAAGACGAAAAGGAAGAAAAAGGGAAAAGAGAAATTCTAAATTATGGTCATACAATAGGTCATATTATAGAAACTTTAACAAATTATTCTAAATATACTCATGGAGAAGCGATTGCAATTGGAATGGTGGAAGAGGCAAAATTAGCCCTAAAAGAAAAAATACTCCGAGAAAGAGATTTTTTGAGAATCCAAGAATTAGTCTCAAAATACCAGTTGCCAACATCACTTCCAGATAATATAAATTATAAAGAGATGAGAAAATTTGTAGCACAAGACAAAAAAGTGAGAAATGGAAAAATAAGATTACCAGTTCCAAAAGGAATAGGTAAAATAATTTTTAAGGAGGTAGAATGCAAAAATTTCTTGTAA
- the aroC gene encoding chorismate synthase, which produces MIRLLTSGESHGKSLTVIIEGLPAGLKIDLDFLNEELSRRQKGYGRGNRMKIEKDEIEILSGIRFGETIGSPITFLIQNRDFENWKDIMRIEGEKNVEKVTSPRPGHADLSGTLKYNREDIRDILERASARETSGRVAAGAIFKTFLREFGVKIYSHTISIGKIKIKENKRSFEEIENTPLRCRDPEREKEMMELIDEARKNGNSLGGVSEIIAKGVCPGIGSYTHFDRRLDTKIAGGMMSIPSVKAVEIGEGIQNTEMFGSEVHDEIFYDKKKGFYRLTNRAGGIEGGMSNGEDIIVRIFMKPIPTLSQPLRSVDLITKKQTFAQKERADTCIVPAAGVIGESVLAYILTDAFLEKFGGDCMEDIKANYNFYIKRIKSV; this is translated from the coding sequence ATGATTAGATTATTAACCTCTGGTGAATCACACGGTAAAAGTCTGACTGTAATAATAGAAGGGCTACCGGCAGGATTAAAAATAGATCTTGACTTTTTGAATGAAGAACTCTCAAGGCGACAAAAAGGATATGGACGTGGGAATAGAATGAAAATTGAAAAAGATGAAATCGAAATTTTATCTGGAATAAGATTCGGAGAAACAATAGGTTCTCCAATAACTTTTTTAATTCAAAATAGAGATTTTGAAAACTGGAAAGATATAATGAGAATAGAAGGAGAAAAGAATGTAGAGAAAGTAACTTCTCCTCGTCCAGGACATGCCGACTTATCAGGAACTTTAAAATATAATAGAGAGGATATAAGAGACATCTTAGAAAGAGCCTCTGCAAGAGAAACTTCTGGAAGAGTAGCTGCAGGAGCAATATTTAAAACCTTTTTAAGAGAATTTGGAGTAAAAATTTATTCCCATACCATTTCAATTGGAAAAATAAAAATAAAGGAAAACAAAAGGAGTTTTGAAGAAATAGAAAATACTCCTCTAAGATGTAGAGATCCCGAAAGAGAGAAAGAGATGATGGAACTAATTGATGAAGCAAGAAAAAATGGAAACTCTCTTGGTGGGGTAAGTGAAATAATCGCAAAAGGAGTTTGCCCTGGAATAGGAAGTTATACTCATTTTGATCGAAGGCTTGATACAAAAATTGCAGGAGGAATGATGTCAATACCTTCTGTAAAAGCTGTTGAAATTGGAGAAGGAATTCAAAATACAGAAATGTTTGGTTCTGAAGTCCATGATGAAATATTTTATGATAAGAAAAAGGGATTCTATAGACTTACAAATAGAGCTGGAGGTATTGAAGGGGGAATGAGTAATGGAGAAGACATCATAGTGAGAATATTTATGAAACCAATTCCAACTCTATCTCAACCCCTCCGCTCTGTAGACCTCATTACAAAAAAACAAACCTTTGCCCAAAAAGAAAGAGCTGATACTTGCATTGTTCCTGCAGCTGGAGTTATTGGAGAGAGCGTTCTTGCATATATCCTAACCGACGCCTTTCTGGAAAAATTTGGCGGAGATTGCATGGAAGACATTAAAGCAAATTACAATTTCTATATAAAGAGGATTAAAAGTGTCTAA
- the aroE gene encoding shikimate dehydrogenase, translating into MLITGIIGYPLKITLSPHMHNAAFKALNIEGIYLSFPIKKEKLKEAIYGFRALGFRGFNVTIPYKKEIIQYLDEISQEAKTIDAVNTVLIKEGKLKGFNTDVYGFNQSLSHYKINLKNKKVMLIGAGGVGYACSYIINKKEPSQFFITDKISEKAKKLAKIYNAEFILLKNVRKLIPEMDIIFNATPIDLQDKILNLLKEGSTYYDINYKFKMKQKKGIKVVDGSLMLVLQGARAFTIWTGKKAPIEVMKKAAGFKK; encoded by the coding sequence TTGTTAATTACAGGAATAATAGGCTATCCTCTAAAAATAACATTATCACCCCATATGCATAACGCCGCATTTAAAGCCCTTAATATTGAGGGAATTTATCTTAGTTTTCCAATTAAAAAAGAAAAGTTAAAAGAAGCCATTTATGGATTTCGCGCTCTTGGCTTTAGAGGTTTCAATGTTACAATTCCTTATAAAAAAGAAATAATTCAATATCTTGATGAAATCTCTCAAGAAGCAAAAACAATAGATGCTGTAAACACTGTCCTTATAAAAGAAGGGAAACTGAAAGGATTCAATACAGATGTCTACGGATTTAACCAGTCTCTTTCTCATTATAAAATTAATCTTAAGAATAAAAAAGTTATGCTAATTGGAGCAGGTGGAGTAGGATATGCTTGTTCTTATATAATAAACAAAAAAGAGCCTTCCCAATTTTTTATTACTGATAAAATTTCAGAAAAAGCTAAAAAACTTGCCAAGATTTATAACGCCGAGTTCATTCTCCTTAAGAATGTTAGAAAACTAATTCCGGAAATGGATATAATTTTTAACGCAACCCCAATAGATTTACAGGATAAAATTTTAAATTTACTTAAAGAAGGTTCTACTTACTACGACATAAACTATAAATTTAAAATGAAGCAAAAAAAGGGGATCAAAGTAGTGGATGGTTCTTTAATGCTTGTCTTACAAGGTGCTCGTGCTTTTACAATATGGACAGGTAAAAAAGCACCCATAGAAGTAATGAAAAAGGCTGCAGGATTCAAAAAATGA
- a CDS encoding phosphoribosylanthranilate isomerase has protein sequence MATRRTKLKICGITNEEDALMVSELGADAIGFVFAESKRRITPQKAKEIVKKLPPFITVVGVFMDAPLSEVNEIAEFVPLDVVQLHGDESPEYCNKVNRKVIKRISISPFDSKENLIKKMEPYSVSAYILDPGKGSGKTFNWEIARGIKKTLIIAGGLSPENVKIVIKMLSPYGVDVSTGVEKIEGKKDKEKVKKFIEEVRTC, from the coding sequence ATGGCTACAAGAAGAACAAAACTAAAAATTTGCGGAATTACAAACGAGGAAGACGCCCTAATGGTTTCAGAACTTGGAGCAGACGCAATAGGTTTTGTCTTCGCAGAATCGAAAAGAAGAATCACACCACAAAAGGCCAAAGAGATAGTAAAAAAACTTCCCCCATTTATTACAGTAGTTGGAGTTTTTATGGATGCTCCTCTTTCAGAAGTTAACGAAATAGCGGAATTTGTCCCTTTAGATGTGGTTCAATTACATGGTGATGAATCTCCAGAGTATTGTAATAAAGTGAATAGAAAAGTTATAAAGCGAATCTCTATCTCTCCTTTTGATTCAAAAGAAAATCTCATAAAAAAAATGGAACCATATTCTGTCTCAGCATATATTCTCGATCCAGGAAAAGGAAGCGGAAAAACATTCAATTGGGAAATTGCAAGAGGAATTAAAAAAACTCTAATAATTGCCGGAGGTCTTTCCCCTGAAAATGTCAAAATTGTAATAAAAATGCTTTCTCCTTATGGTGTTGATGTATCTACAGGAGTTGAAAAAATAGAGGGTAAAAAAGATAAAGAAAAAGTTAAAAAATTCATTGAGGAGGTGAGAACTTGTTAA